CAACGCCAGAAATAACCCGCCGGCCACGGCATGAACGGTTTGGCACCGAACGAAGTTCCGGTCGGGTTGATTGATTTGTTATCTTGTTTGCGTTTATTGGCTTTTGCATATTCGGACTTTTACCCATATTATCCAGCAATCCACGAACTTATAAACTGTAATAGGAAACCAATCGCAAGGAATGAAAATGCTTTAACGGGTAGATTCTTGAAATATGATTTTTGCCAGAACAGCGAGTAGCCAAATTTTATATCGTCTTCACCCAACCGATCCGAATTTCTTATACTGTCAATAAGGAGGATAAAGCAGCCAATGAAATCTAAGAACAGCCCCGCTTGCGTCAATATGTTTTTCATTTCATTTTTTCCTTGATAACGCCAGGGACCACCCAGACTGCTATCTATGAGTATTTATTTGGGGCTTTCATATCCTTAGGTCTGAAGCTTGCTGTGTCAAATCTTCAATGGCGCTAAGAACCATCGCTCGATTTCGGTCGAAGACTTCGCGGAATTCTTCGCTGTAACAATGGGTTTTAGACAAGTTGTTCCGCTCCAATATGACAAATTTCCGCGATTCTTTAACTCTGGCAATCAGAATATCCAAGCTGTCTTTGAGTGACGGGAAATACAGTATTTGTAGCATTTTCATTCTGTTGACAGGGAATTTATCTAGTACAGCACTGATGTCACCTTGAACCAAGTATCCGAGAGTCAGTTGATCAAGCCAGTCATCGCACTGGTAGGCAAGAGCCATCAACTCCTCCAGCTTAGATCGTGAGAGGACTTTGCGTTCCTTTCGTGACTGTAAGCTGAAAAGTAAGAAGCCAACGCCGATCGAGCTAACAAGACTTATCAGCCCTCCAACGGCCACGAGGACGATCTGCGAACTACCCTTTTCAGTGGTGCTTCTGTCCACTGCTTTGACAGCTTCTTGGGCGAACCCCAAGGACACGGTTCCCCAAAAAGTCATTAGGCACATGAGAAATATGCATGCCAGTAGGGAAATCATGTCTTTGTTGCCGGTCATAGTATCGTTACCACGAAATACCCTTGGCGGTCAGCCAATTTTGTGACTCCGTATGGCCCAGCCTTGCGGCAACTTTCAGGTCTGCGATAGCCTGCTGAGAGTTCCCCAACTTGTTATAAGAAAGCCCGCGATTTACGTACGCCTCTATGTTTTTTTGATCCATCAAGATTACCTTATTGAAGTCCTTTATGGCCCGGTCGTATTCACTCATCATGTAGTAGACGGCGCCCCGATTCACGTAGACAAGATATATGGCAGGCGATTTCTTACCTAATTCTATTGCTTTGCCGTAGTCTTTAACGGCAGCATCGAGCTTCCCAGTCTTGCTGTATGCGAACCCCCGGTTATTGTATGATTCGCGGTGCTTGGGGTCGATCCGTATTGCTTCGGAGTAATCACGTATTGCCTCCTCATATTCGTTCTTTTGGCCGTGATCGTAACCTTTTTGAAACCAACTCTCGGCAGTGGAGTTTGCTCCGTAGGCAACAGCCGAGCTGAGGTAGAAAAAAAGAACGATACATAAGGATAAGAATAACAGATATCTAAACTTTTTCATCGCCAGCCTCCTCGGCCTCAAGACTTCCGAATTCTCTTGGTCTGCATCATTTGCTTTAGATAACGACAGGCATCACCGGTGGCTGTGAGCCGTCCGGTGGATGCCATTGTTAGACCTCGTCTTGAATTGCTATATGCACTTCTACAATCTTGTCTGTGTATTCCAGGGCATCTTCACGACTTCCCTTGGCCTTGGGTCTTCAGTTTGCAGGAACATTCAAGAATTCAATTGGTTACCTTTGCCCCCGATATGGCATGAACCTTCGATTATGTCAATAAATATTACCCTTTGCTGACCCCCGTCGCGATGAAATCCCAAGGCATGATTTCTGTGGAGTCCTTTTGTCGGTACGTAAGAAAGAAGGATCAAGGTTGGTTCCCATTTGATTTTAAAATGAATACCCTATCCGGCGGGATGGCCACGGCAATGTCTGTTCTTTTACCGTCAAATAATTTTTGCATCTTGTGATAAGGTATTTCCACTTCGAGCAAAATGTCCGAGTTTACGGGAGAAAAAATAACGGTGGCGCTATGTCCCTTTTCAAAGCAGGCGGTAATTTTGCCGTGCAAGGTGGGCATTGAAATTACTTCCGGTGATAAATTAAGAACGCCATTAATACGTTCTGCGTCGTAGATTATCAGGTCCTCAGCCCTTATGCCAACATCAAAATTTTTTCCCTCTGCTTCTTGAGTAGCCCAGCCGTCGGGGATGGGCAAGGCCAGATTTAATTGGGGAATCAGCAACTTTTGTTCTGAAAATATGCCGGCAAAGATGTTTCTGACGCCGTAGAAGGCGGCTACCGTTTTATCTCTGGGGAACCTGGCCTGTTCTTTCGCTGCGCTTTGATGAACCATCCCATCAATCAGGATGCTGATATGATCTCCTAAAAAAAAGGCTTCTTCAAGGTCATGGGTAATGATGATTATCGTTAAATGATGCCGGATTTGCAGCTCTTTTAATAAAAACCAGAATTCTTTTCTGAGACCGGGATGAAGTCCGGAAAAGGGTTCGTCAAGCAAGAGTATTTTATCCCCCGTGGCAAGTGCCCTTGCCAGAGCCACTCTCTGTTTTTCGCCGCCGCTGAGAGTGGCAGTATTCCGATCATAATAGCTTTTAATATAGAGAGCCTCTGCTATTGCATCGGCATTTCTTATTGATGCTTCGCTACACCTTCCTCTTGCGGTCAAACCGAAATAGATATTTTCTTTGACCGACAAGTGGGGGAAAAGCGCCAAATCCTGAGGGACATAAGCCATGTAACGCAATTCCGGAGCATGTGCCGTAATATCTACGCCTTCTAAAAATACTTGCCCGCCGCGAGGTTTATGAAATCCGGCGATGGTCTCGACTAAAATAGTTTTTCCGCTTCCCGACGGACCCAATATTGCGTGGATGGTGCTGTTATTGATAGATAAAGAGATATCTGCAACTTTAAAATCGCCAATGTGGACGGAAAGATTCTTTAGCTCAAGCATGGGGGATCCCTTTTTGACGGGATAGTCTTTTATAGATATGCAGTACACCGAGACCGATGATAACGGATAAAAGGATCATGACAACGGTGCCTTCAATGTCGGCGGAGGACAGTCTCATAAAAACGGCAATAGGAAGCGTTTCTGTTTTATTCGGGATGGAACCGGCAATTGTTATGGTAGCGCCAAATTCGCCAAAGGCCTTTGCCCAGGTCAAGATGGAGGCGGAAATAATACCTCCCTTGCATATGGGCAATACTATGTTTTTAAAGGTGTAATATGGCGAAGCGCCCAAGCTCCGCGCCACATGCTCGTATCTGACCGGCACTTCGTCCATAACGGCTTTGATTAATCTCACGGCAATGCCGAGCACGGTAACCAACTGGGCAAGAATTACGCCGCTTACGGTGAAAATGAAGTTACCCGCATGTTCATTAATCCACGAGCCTGCGGGATTGTTGAAAAATATCAGAACCATTGCTCCGAGGGCCGCGGGAGATACTACCAATGGCAGTTCCAGAAAAGTATCAATCAGTGATTTGAAGCGAAAGTCATATCTGGACATGGCATAGGCGGCAGGAATTGCTAAAATTATGGCAATCAACGTTGCCGCCGTGGCCGCAAAAAGACTGAGGCCTAAAGAATATATTGTGCGGCTGGAGGTCAGGATGCTTAAAGAAAGAGACGGTTGGAAAAAATAAAATACGGAAACGACCAACACAAAGTATAAAAGGAAGATCCCGGCCGCATTTATTATCAACGTCCGTT
This window of the Deltaproteobacteria bacterium genome carries:
- a CDS encoding ABC transporter permease subunit, which encodes MRVNVSLKRTLIINAAGIFLLYFVLVVSVFYFFQPSLSLSILTSSRTIYSLGLSLFAATAATLIAIILAIPAAYAMSRYDFRFKSLIDTFLELPLVVSPAALGAMVLIFFNNPAGSWINEHAGNFIFTVSGVILAQLVTVLGIAVRLIKAVMDEVPVRYEHVARSLGASPYYTFKNIVLPICKGGIISASILTWAKAFGEFGATITIAGSIPNKTETLPIAVFMRLSSADIEGTVVMILLSVIIGLGVLHIYKRLSRQKGIPHA
- a CDS encoding tetratricopeptide repeat protein, which gives rise to MKKFRYLLFLSLCIVLFFYLSSAVAYGANSTAESWFQKGYDHGQKNEYEEAIRDYSEAIRIDPKHRESYNNRGFAYSKTGKLDAAVKDYGKAIELGKKSPAIYLVYVNRGAVYYMMSEYDRAIKDFNKVILMDQKNIEAYVNRGLSYNKLGNSQQAIADLKVAARLGHTESQNWLTAKGISW
- a CDS encoding ABC transporter ATP-binding protein — its product is MLELKNLSVHIGDFKVADISLSINNSTIHAILGPSGSGKTILVETIAGFHKPRGGQVFLEGVDITAHAPELRYMAYVPQDLALFPHLSVKENIYFGLTARGRCSEASIRNADAIAEALYIKSYYDRNTATLSGGEKQRVALARALATGDKILLLDEPFSGLHPGLRKEFWFLLKELQIRHHLTIIIITHDLEEAFFLGDHISILIDGMVHQSAAKEQARFPRDKTVAAFYGVRNIFAGIFSEQKLLIPQLNLALPIPDGWATQEAEGKNFDVGIRAEDLIIYDAERINGVLNLSPEVISMPTLHGKITACFEKGHSATVIFSPVNSDILLEVEIPYHKMQKLFDGKRTDIAVAIPPDRVFILKSNGNQP